One part of the Xiphophorus hellerii strain 12219 chromosome 17, Xiphophorus_hellerii-4.1, whole genome shotgun sequence genome encodes these proteins:
- the smkr1 gene encoding small lysine-rich protein 1, producing MEVDILSSAAMENLYYISHNAPDCLEYRGFGWPNSQRRREQNRRTDKICQTLKGLQRHLLREHF from the coding sequence ATGGAGGTGGACATCCTCAGCTCTGCAGCCATGGAGAACCTCTACTACATATCCCACAATGCACCAGACTGTCTGGAGTACAGAGGGTTTGGGTGGCCAAATTCCCAAAGAAGAAGGgaacaaaacagaagaacagaTAAGATTTGCCAAACATTAAAAGGGTTACAGCGCCATCTGTTGAGAGAACATTTTTAG